Within the Oryzias melastigma strain HK-1 linkage group LG8, ASM292280v2, whole genome shotgun sequence genome, the region ttgcTTAGTATTGgaaatctgtttattctggaAGAAGCATAGAGCAAACATGACAtcttcaagcaatcaggaatgtAAAATCTTTACGTTAAGGCGCACCTAAGTCATCAATTaatgaatagaataaaatactattattttattgttctttagccaaagagccactatggagaggtaaaagagccacaagtggctccagagccacaggttgcagacccctgacctacacagatataaaaatataaagtgccttgtctgttttttttttttctattggtgtgaggagaaaagaaaataataataattacaattatCAATACTATGCCAGTCAGGTCCACCTGCAGTATGTTTCCCCTTATGTCTACTCAAAGATTTGTCCAACTTATGAAGTCAATCCATGTTTTACAATGTTCTaattattcaattttctttaaccagagatcCCAAATaaaggggtaaaagagccacaaatgGCTggagagcctcaggttgcagagaCTTAGATTAAGATCATGTGTTACAGCAAGCTTACCTTTCACAATGACCCTGACAGTTTTGGAGACATTTCCTTCTTGGTTCCCAGCATGGCACGTGTAAGAGCCCATGTTTAGCCCAGTAGCGTTCTTGATTATCAAATGAGAAACTCCATCTTCTGTTTTCTCCATCACATTGGCCATTTGGTAATAAATCCAGGAGTAATCTGGTCGCGGGCCACCCATTGAAGAGCACTTCAGGTCCAAAGTGCCTCCAAGTCggacttcagcattttcaagcTCGACAATATCAGTTGGTGGGTCTgaagacagcagaaaaaaatcttgagtCATGGTAGCACGACTCAACACTTCTTGAAAATCTGAGTTTATGACttacacaaaataataacattCACTGTGAAGTTGATGCTTGACAGACTGTTGAACGATCTGATGATGTATTGGCCTGCATCTCTCCTCGTAAGGGTTTCTGGTATCTTCACCTCCTCATCATCTTTGTACCAGATCTCCGAAGGCTGGGGAGAGCCTTCACTGCATGAGAAGCGAGGAGTGTGCTCTGGAATAGTCAATGTGCTCTGACAGGTCTTCTCTGGACCGTCTGacaacatcacaaaaaaaccccaagcAAATATAAAGTTATACATTTTAACAGCCCCATTACcacaaatatataaacatatttgtatCAGAGTAGATTCAATTCAAAGCCTAATACTCACAAAACACTGAAATCCAGAAGGTCTCATTGACTTCAAACCGTCCTTCAGCTTGAACTGTGTATATTCCGGTATCATTTCTTCTTAGAGGGATGCTCAAGTTTATAGGAAGTCCATTTTTCAGCCACTCAACTTCTGGCATGGGGTTTCCAGCCACAAGGCATTTCCCTTCTAAACTTTCCCCTTCATGCACGGTCAGACCTGAACAATTAATATCCGGTCCAACTAAACAAAAGAGGGGAAAGTATTAAAGGACACCATATGCCAAAGAAAAAATGCTGGAACTTGTGATTTCGTGTATTATGCAACCATGTAGTAAAACTTAATACTCACATAAAACTTCGATGCTATAATCTTTTGAAGATAGATTTAACTGTGGCCCATATGGACCTAAGTCCATGAACGCCTCACATCTGAATGCAGCTCTGTTGTCTTGTCTTCTTGGGGAAAATCTATAAAACAATGACTGACTCGTGGGTTTCTTGCTGGGGCTGTTTAGCGTGCTTTCACGGAGGAGTTCGCTGTCTTTGTACCACCTAACAGTCAGATTCCAAACTGGAGCAATGTTGGGGATATCACATGTGAAGTTATGTGTCTCCCCTTCTGTCATCACACCATTCAGGCTGCTGGAGCTGATGCTGAtgtcttctgggaaggctgagGAAGAAAAGATTGTCAAACACGTATTTCAAGtcactgaaaaaataagaaaaagacaaagaactTACAGTAAAGAACAACTTGTAGTTTTTCAGTACAGTATTTTTCATCTTGATCTACCACATAGCACATGGGCTCGATACCCCATTCTGTGAGGCTGTCTACCGTCCATGTCAAATGAGAGACATCTTTAAGTCCTGTTCCATTAGCTGAAGACTCCCAGCCCATTCCTGTAAAGTTACTCAGCGATGTAGAGCAGTTGACTGAAACTCGGTCTCCATATTTCGCCACAACCATCGAGGGACTCAATTCAATGGGACAGGATGTTGTTTCACCTGGGACACAGAGAAGCATCATTTatatcacgtgtcaaagtcaaggtccaggggccgaatctggccatcctcgtaattatatccggccatccagatcattttattttattgttattaatggtccaatgttatcttgcatttatttttaactcatataattttgacaaaatatattttcatggagagtaaaatattgaaagttgaaagttattcatttatttagttagttatttatttatttaagttatttgatttattctggaataatattactgcctttttgttattcataattatgttaaaaagttacggctttaaagttttaaaaattggcattctactagctttttggaccatcttggcatttgctaagatttttagCTTTTCATATGAAACTATATCAGCACgtcttgttgtttttgcatcTACTCATATATTTTACTggcatgtttgtttttcatagaagcattttgattttttttgtattatttattttgttggtgcaaaaatattgatgaaaatgatgaaaatagaCCCTTCACACCAATTTATGCAAATATATATCATGCCACTTTGGCTTTAAATTTACATAACTTTAAAATCTACATTATTgatagaaatatattttcatagaTAGAAATACATTCAGATATCAAGGGTAAATGCATTATAGCAGCAACATTTGtcatttatatttgaaaatccagttagctttgatttttggttattttttaaccCCTTCTTAATCATTTGGTTTaacattctaaataaaaatgtaaagaaatattTCCAAATTCGGATATCTTATATTTACATTGCTATTAAGCAGCACTTataaaatctgattaaaaatactcaaattgAAGTAAAGTTTTCACTCTGTGACAGATGgaagataaaattaaattagccagaGTGAAAGCTCGTTAAACAACAAGGTTACAGGATAGGTGATCATCCATCATGACTTTCAGATTAAAAGTGGAAATGGAAGTGATAGTTGTGTCAAAGGTGGCAGAAAAGTTTAGAAGAATGAGCTTTTGAGGGGGTCCTTTTTTaggtcaaaatgtatttttatgtcacAGTCAACAGTTTTAATACAGACTTATGAAACTATTGTGGGAATTTAAcattgaaatgttgtttttcaaaataaaataaaactttaaaaaaagtttgatattcTTGCaatcaataaacatttataaaatattttatctattaACTGATGGTGAAACTACAGATACAAACACCCTGTACTTCACCATTGTGTATGTGCTGCTATTTAAAATGGTGAGTAGATCTAAAGTGGAGATAAGTGTGATGAGATCAGACCCTTTACTTAGCGTTGAACGTCTCATTTAGCAGAACTCTGACAATCTGAATGGATGATAAGATCGGAGACTTCAAAAGCCACACTAAAATTAAATTCTACTGTTTTGTGTTTACGTGAATGTCATAGCTTGCAGACACTACCACAAATGTGAGTAATACAACAATTGAGTACATTTCAGATTTTATATTTGGAGGGATACCTTTACCCTGTTCCTTTACTAGTAAaagctaaaacttttttaaacttagtTCATTAAGTCACATGGTTTACATCACAAATCCTTCTTTCTACATGattttagctgaaataaaaatagccTACCTGCCACAATGAGAATGAGTCCAGCAAAGAGTAGAACAATCAGTCTCCTGTGACTCATTGGATTTgctttttcatcaaatttgagCGGTGTCCCGTGTAGTCGGATCCAGCTCCTCTTCCTTTGTGTTGTGAGGATCCGTCTCTCTTCGGTATGAATCAGAGACTGGCTTTCAGAGGAGAGAGATAGAGGAACAGACTCAGCACTTAGGCTCTTTTACACACATACCACACATACTGAGCAGTTTGGTGTGTGAACGGGGAGGGGGGGCTGGCTCGTTGGATGGGCTTGAATCGTGGCATTCATTACTCAGGCGGTCTCAAACTGCTGCATTTTTCCAGTCTTTGTACGTATTTGTACTCCATTCTGAAGGGTGGGATTTATTTAGATTATAATTGTTGATTTCTTAAGACAGGGACAACATATattaatataacatttaaaaatgcaattttttaaaatcatttttacagccttttaggataatttatatttttagtctCCAGACAGGTTGATGGTCCCCAAAAATCTATGGAGATCCATCggttaactttttaaaaccagTTCTGATCCACTTACATCCAGAGAGAATTACTTATGCTTGAGCATTGGcacattttgggaaaaaatagcTCATGCAACCTGACCTGAATTTAAATGAGAGACAGAGTTGACTCATTTTCAGGGCTTAGATTTAGCCCAGCAGATGTCAGGGCACCATTCAACAACGAGATCAACTTTACTTAATGTAGCCTTGACAACCAGATTTAGATTCCCCTTGTTGCCTCATCACAATGCTACATTTATTggctacaaataaaaacttacGACTAACAGGTCAAAACAAGAATCAATAATactattttacacagaaatagaGCTatggatgcaaaaatattacacAGCTCTTATACGTTTGTACCTTCaggtcttttaaaataattaatcttTTTTGATGGACAGTCTTAAATGATTGAACAAATCATTATTTGATCACACAGATTAATGGGTTGAATACAAACTACCAGAAAGCTCCTGTGAAAATCTTTTGTAAAGTCACTGCAGAATGGAAGCTGTTTTTCTATGTTCCGGCAGTCATCAAAAGGCCCACACATCCTAAATGACCAGCTCATTCCCGCCCACACACCACCATCTATCCCTGCAATGctatattttcacattttaatcactCCTGTCAGGCCTGAGCTTTATCAAGACTTCCTCCTGAGATTGAAGCATGTTTGACTCATCTTTCTGCTGAACCATCAGCAATGACTCCTGTTTGGCTTTTCCCCTCTGCAC harbors:
- the LOC112145977 gene encoding hemicentin-2 isoform X1: MTLAWISQDSSLPSISILTPPVYSPGDSPVHLAATKFPHHLEHNKPQSLIHTEERRILTTQRKRSWIRLHGTPLKFDEKANPMSHRRLIVLLFAGLILIVAGETTSCPIELSPSMVVAKYGDRVSVNCSTSLSNFTGMGWESSANGTGLKDVSHLTWTVDSLTEWGIEPMCYVVDQDEKYCTEKLQVVLYSFPEDISISSSSLNGVMTEGETHNFTCDIPNIAPVWNLTVRWYKDSELLRESTLNSPSKKPTSQSLFYRFSPRRQDNRAAFRCEAFMDLGPYGPQLNLSSKDYSIEVLFGPDINCSGLTVHEGESLEGKCLVAGNPMPEVEWLKNGLPINLSIPLRRNDTGIYTVQAEGRFEVNETFWISVFYGPEKTCQSTLTIPEHTPRFSCSEGSPQPSEIWYKDDEEVKIPETLTRRDAGQYIIRSFNSLSSINFTVNVIILYPPTDIVELENAEVRLGGTLDLKCSSMGGPRPDYSWIYYQMANVMEKTEDGVSHLIIKNATGLNMGSYTCHAGNQEGNVSKTVRVIVKGAKQECPIQITPDTMVLQYQSRAQRATCMPTESSNVKTIYWKANHRWTYDTEWTPDTNEDWDPKPVCHGIFNGIGGCHKPLHYTLYKTPDFVAISSVEDPGSAYEGMVLQLQCDVVNVAPAQDITIRWTSFRDNKTIDLMEGNDTICDKSEVRSPVSVSCTTNITLKRTHNGVNIRCEAQLNLPLAGGHHPPSMFSDSLNISVCYKPEINTTKLAGTVPLFTGYDEDLVCEADGGQPLNISWSYMSASGPKNSFNKTLRVSAAGYYNCTVSNPCGSTTHMVKVIFKEDYLPLIAGFVALTVIIISIIFIFIYSIYYKNTKMRRYSLKNPKLSTHNGNVAHNGWDTQFPMTKLS
- the LOC112145977 gene encoding hemicentin-2 isoform X2 yields the protein MTLAWISQDSSLPSISILTPPVYSPGDSPVHLAATKFPHHLEHNKPQSLIHTEERRILTTQRKRSWIRLHGTPLKFDEKANPMSHRRLIVLLFAGLILIVAGETTSCPIELSPSMVVAKYGDRVSVNCSTSLSNFTGMGWESSANGTGLKDVSHLTWTVDSLTEWGIEPMCYVVDQDEKYCTEKLQVVLYSFPEDISISSSSLNGVMTEGETHNFTCDIPNIAPVWNLTVRWYKDSELLRESTLNSPSKKPTSQSLFYRFSPRRQDNRAAFRCEAFMDLGPYGPQLNLSSKDYSIEVLFGPDINCSGLTVHEGESLEGKCLVAGNPMPEVEWLKNGLPINLSIPLRRNDTGIYTVQAEGRFEVNETFWISVFYGPEKTCQSTLTIPEHTPRFSCSEGSPQPSEIWYKDDEEVKIPETLTRRDAGQYIIRSFNSLSSINFTVNVIILYPPTDIVELENAEVRLGGTLDLKCSSMGGPRPDYSWIYYQMANVMEKTEDGVSHLIIKNATGLNMGSYTCHAGNQEGNVSKTVRVIVKGAKQECPIQITPDTMVLQYQSRAQRATCMPTESSNVKTIYWKANHRWTYDTEWTPDTNEDWDPKPVCHGIFNGIGGCHKPLHYTLYKTPDFVAISSVEDPGSAYEGMVLQLQCDVVNVAPAQDITIRWTSFRDNKTIDLMEGNDTICDKSEVRSPVSVSCTTNITLKRTHNGVNIRCEAQLNLPLAGGHHPPSMFSDSLNISVCYKPEINTTKLAGTVPLFTGYDEDLVCEADGGQPLNISWSYMSASGPKNSFNKTLRVSAAGYYNCTVSNPCGSTTHMVKVIFKEDYLPLIAGFVALTVIIISIIFIFIYSIYYKNTKMRRYSLKNPKLSTHNGNVAHNGWDMQFPMTKLS